In one Cyprinus carpio isolate SPL01 chromosome B2, ASM1834038v1, whole genome shotgun sequence genomic region, the following are encoded:
- the LOC122136304 gene encoding uncharacterized protein LOC122136304 — translation MEKLMIIMLFFSAQDFVCWGQDRVEQPSGEMAANKGDPVTLHCNYSTSATNVYIYWYKQLPNRSPTFMLSVFSFGTGTTVDEFKDRFFPTLNSKSKTVQLMIKNLHVSDSAVYYCALQPTVTETCNFSKERLKQQGVRTALLHVFIQFYLIYRSMLILMMTHWKKYLVLFISYFLECKSEDAVHQNIRVETADEGAAVIINCLYTTTDPRPTLFWYQQKVNGFPKYMLSTYGNNEEEFKKRFNASLNTQTKSVPLTIKNLRVSDSAVYYCALKPTVTETYSTLIQKLCVSN, via the exons ATGGAAAAACTGATGATTATTATGCTTTTCTTCTCTGCACAGGACTTTG TGTGCTGGGGGCAAGACAGAGTTGAACAACCTTCTGGAGAAATGGCTGCAAATAAAGGAGATCCAGTCACTCTACACTGCAATTATTCTACCAGTgctacaaatgtatatatttactgGTACAAACAGCTACCAAACAGATCACCAACATTCATGCTGAGTGTATTTAGTTTTGGTACAGGAACTACGGTGGATGAATTTAAGGACAGATTTTTTCCAACACTAAACTCAAAATCAAAGACAGTTCAACTGATGATCAAGAACCTAcatgtgtctgactctgctgtgtactactgtgctctgcagcccacagtgactgaaaca TGTAACTTTAGCAAAGAGAGACTGAAGCAACAAGGGGTCAGAACTGCTCTTCTACATGTgttcattcaattttatttaatttaccgCAGCATGCTTATTCTGATGATGACACACTGGAAAAAGTATTTAGTGTTGTTTATCTCATATTTCTTGG AGTGTAAATCTGAGGATGCTGTCCACCAGAATATTAGAGTAGAAACAGCAGATGAAGGTGCAGCTGTAATAATCAATTGTTTATATACAACCACTGATCCAAGACCAACTCTCTTCTGGTATCAGCAAAAAGTAAATGGATTCCCAAAGTACATGCTGTCTACTTATGGAAATAACGAGGAAGAGTTTAAGAAAAGATTTAATGCAAGTCTGAACACACAAACCAAATCAGTTCCTCTGACAATCAAGAATCtgcgtgtgtctgactctgctgtgtactactgtgctctgaagcccacagtgactgaaacaTACTCAACACTCATACAAAAACTGTGTGTGAGTAACTGA